In a single window of the Methanofollis ethanolicus genome:
- a CDS encoding metallophosphoesterase family protein: protein MKFVHIADTHLGLAAFNKIDPDTGMNLREKLVYENFLAAVDAVIRERPDAVVHAGDLFHTVRPKTRAYTTVLEALDRLQDAGVPLILIAGNHSMAKTRYTESPFAVLAYHGAEVHAAYRYRYERVEVGDTVFHLIPNMLEAGDYRVAFDQVDLSSSSANVLVTHGLASMVADKKLHTIAEHEIDNTMISDDFDYIALGHYHGQVQVGSRAWYSGSLEHCTYGEIHDRKGGLVVDTATGRVTPLALPKTPMYDLGTLDCADLSAGGVADAIAGAVERVAAPHAMCQVTVAGVGRETLRDLGRRGPACAADRLLDLKVRAEVAEEEVPRLAGGDLAGLDYVAEFGRFLGEKHLPPEREAYVLRKGQEVLKTVIRERQEVDDAPA from the coding sequence ATGAAATTCGTCCATATTGCCGATACGCACCTCGGCCTTGCGGCCTTCAATAAAATCGACCCGGATACCGGGATGAACCTGCGGGAAAAACTGGTCTACGAGAATTTTCTTGCGGCCGTCGACGCGGTCATCAGGGAGAGGCCGGACGCCGTCGTCCACGCGGGCGACCTCTTCCACACTGTCAGGCCAAAGACCAGGGCCTACACGACGGTCCTCGAGGCCCTGGACAGACTGCAGGACGCGGGCGTCCCCCTCATCCTCATCGCCGGCAACCACTCGATGGCGAAGACCCGGTACACCGAGTCCCCCTTTGCCGTGCTCGCATACCACGGCGCCGAGGTCCATGCCGCCTACCGCTACCGGTACGAGAGGGTGGAGGTCGGCGACACCGTCTTCCACCTCATTCCGAACATGCTCGAGGCCGGCGACTACAGGGTCGCCTTCGACCAGGTCGACCTCTCTTCCTCATCGGCCAACGTGCTGGTCACCCACGGCCTTGCGAGCATGGTCGCCGACAAAAAACTCCACACCATCGCGGAGCACGAGATAGACAACACGATGATCTCCGACGACTTCGACTACATCGCCCTCGGCCACTACCACGGCCAGGTGCAGGTCGGCAGCCGCGCCTGGTACAGCGGGTCCCTGGAACACTGCACGTACGGCGAGATCCATGACCGGAAGGGGGGCCTTGTCGTCGACACGGCGACGGGTCGTGTCACGCCCCTCGCCCTCCCGAAGACCCCGATGTACGACCTCGGCACCCTGGACTGCGCCGATCTTTCGGCCGGCGGGGTCGCCGACGCGATCGCCGGGGCCGTCGAGAGGGTCGCCGCGCCCCATGCGATGTGCCAGGTGACGGTCGCCGGTGTGGGGCGGGAGACTCTCCGCGACCTCGGGCGCCGCGGCCCTGCCTGTGCCGCCGACCGCCTCCTCGACCTGAAGGTGAGGGCCGAGGTGGCCGAGGAGGAGGTCCCCCGCCTTGCCGGCGGAGACCTTGCCGGCCTCGACTATGTCGCCGAGTTCGGGCGTTTCCTGGGCGAGAAGCACCTCCCCCCGGAGAGGGAGGCGTATGTCCTCAGGAAAGGGCAGGAGGTCCTGAAGACGGTGATCAGGGAGCGCCAGGAGGTCGACGATGCTCCTGCATAA
- the pscS gene encoding O-phospho-L-seryl-tRNA:Cys-tRNA synthase produces the protein MKCTADIEARDLEEMNINIDPIQAGGRLTADAMKAIIAWGDGYSVCDNCRKPFRLDYIEKPAINVFHDDLAAFVGMDEARVVPGARRGFQAVAGTYVQKGDPVMLTGLSHYTEFLAVENTGGVPLEIPKDEKNIIRAGAAAEKLEEAVRTFGRPPVLLFIDHVDYQYGNLHEVKEIARVAHQYDVPVLLNGAYTVGILPVDGKALGVDFVVGSGHKSMAAPAPSGVLATTAERADEVFRTTTIKGDVTGRTFGLKEVEMMGCTLMGVTLMGMMASFPHVQERVNHWEEHLANGTLFVNALAAIEGTEIRSEMPRRHTLTRVDTTASFDRVAETHKKRGFFLSSALKKKGIVGVIPGATKVWKFNTYGLSRAQVEYLAAAYLEIAEENELSVSS, from the coding sequence ATGAAGTGCACGGCCGATATCGAGGCACGCGACCTCGAAGAGATGAACATCAATATCGACCCGATCCAGGCCGGCGGCAGGCTGACCGCGGACGCGATGAAGGCGATCATCGCCTGGGGCGACGGCTACTCGGTCTGCGACAACTGCCGGAAACCTTTCAGGCTCGACTACATCGAAAAGCCGGCAATCAACGTCTTCCACGACGACCTCGCCGCCTTCGTCGGCATGGACGAGGCGCGGGTCGTGCCCGGCGCGAGGCGCGGCTTCCAGGCGGTCGCCGGCACCTACGTGCAGAAGGGCGACCCGGTGATGCTCACCGGCCTCTCCCACTACACCGAGTTCCTGGCCGTCGAGAACACCGGCGGCGTGCCCCTGGAGATCCCGAAGGACGAGAAGAATATCATCAGGGCCGGGGCGGCGGCGGAAAAACTCGAAGAGGCGGTGCGGACCTTCGGGCGGCCGCCTGTCCTCCTCTTCATCGACCATGTCGACTACCAGTACGGCAACCTCCATGAGGTGAAGGAGATCGCCCGCGTCGCCCACCAGTACGACGTCCCCGTCCTCCTCAACGGCGCCTACACGGTCGGCATCCTGCCTGTGGACGGGAAGGCGCTCGGCGTCGACTTCGTCGTCGGGTCGGGGCACAAGAGCATGGCGGCGCCGGCGCCCTCGGGCGTGCTCGCCACGACCGCGGAGCGTGCCGACGAGGTCTTCAGGACGACGACGATCAAGGGAGACGTCACGGGCCGGACCTTCGGGTTGAAGGAGGTGGAGATGATGGGCTGCACCCTGATGGGCGTCACCCTCATGGGCATGATGGCCTCCTTCCCGCACGTGCAGGAGCGGGTGAACCACTGGGAGGAGCACCTTGCCAATGGCACGCTCTTCGTCAACGCCCTGGCCGCCATCGAGGGGACGGAGATCAGGTCCGAGATGCCGCGGCGCCACACCCTGACCCGCGTCGACACGACCGCCTCCTTCGATCGGGTGGCCGAGACGCACAAAAAACGCGGTTTCTTCCTCTCCTCCGCGCTGAAGAAGAAGGGGATCGTCGGCGTCATTCCCGGGGCGACGAAGGTCTGGAAGTTCAACACCTACGGCCTCTCCCGGGCACAGGTGGAGTACCTCGCCGCCGCGTACCTGGAGATCGCGGAGGAGAACGAACTTTCCGTCTCCTCGTAA